GACGTCCTGGCTCGTATCCCGCTGGAAAGCGCCAAGACCAAGGACATCACCGGTGGTCTGCCGCGCGTGGCGGAACTGTTCGAGGCTCGCCGTCCGAAGGATCACGCCATCATCGCCGAGATCGATGGCACCATCCGCTTCGGTCGCGACTACAAGAACAAGCGTCGCGTCATCATCGAGCCGCATGAAGAGGGCGCCGAGCCCGTCGAGTACCTGATCCCGAAGGGCAAGCCGTTCCACCTGCAGGAAGGCGACACCATCGAGAAGGGCGAATACATCCTCGACGGCAACCCGGCACCGCACGACATCCTGGCCATCAAGGGCGTGGAAGAGCTTGCTCGTTACCTCGTCAACGAAATCCAGGAAGTCTACCGTCTCCAGGGCGTGTTGATTAACGACAAGCACATCGAAGTGATCGTTCGCCAGATGCTGCAGAAGGTCGAAATCACCGATCCGGGTGACAGCGGCCTGCTCAAGGACGAGCAGATCGACAAGCTCGATTTCGACGAGCTCAATGATCAGCTGGTGGCCGATGGCCGCAAGCCCGCCCACGCGAACCCGGTGCTGCTGGGTATCACCAAGGCGTCGCTACAGACCCGCTCGTTCGTGTCGGCCGCTTCCTTCCAGGAAACGACCCGCGTGCTCACCGAGGCTGCCATTTCCGGCAAGGCCGACCTTCTCGAAGGCCTCAAGGAAAACGTCATCGTCGGCCGCCTCATCCCGGCTGGTACCGGCGCCATGACCACGGCTGCAAAGCTCGTGGCCGGCAAGCGCGACGACCTCATCCTCGAGGAACGCCGCCGCCACAGCGAGACGGCCGCCATCCCGGCGCCGTCCGTACCGGCCGAGTAAGCTTCGGCACGATCAGAACAGGAAAGGGGGCCTCCGGGCCCCCTTTTTTCATGCCCGCAACGGGCCAAACGAAAAGGGAGCCTTGCGGCTCCCTTGGTAACGCTCCTGGCGATGAGGTTACGCCGCGCCGTGCGTGGCGACCGCGTACCAGATGGCCAGCAGGAAGACCGCGGCCAGGGCGATCAAAACCAAGCCGAAATAGCCCAGTACGTTTGCGGTTCCGTAATCGTCGTTTTCCATATCTTTACCTCATAGTCCGGATGCGACCCGTAGTGCCGACATTATGGCATCCTGCGCCGTAAGCGCCTAGCGTGATTATGCGCAAACCCCGAGGAAGAAGCATGACCAACCAGACCTGGAACGCAGTCGACAACTACATCGTGGCGAACCTCATTGCCGACGACCCGGTGCTGGACGGCGTGTTGGCCCGCAACGCGGAAGAAGGGTTGCCCGCGATCGACGTTTCGCCGGCACAGGGCAAGCTGCTTAACCTGCTGGTGCGGATGGCCGGCGCCAAGCGCGTGCTGGAGATCGGGACGCTCGGCGCCTATTCGACGATCTGGATGGCGCGGGCGTTGCCGGCGGGCGGACGGGCGGTGACCCTTGAGTTCAACCCGCATCACGCGGAGGTGGCGCGGGCCAATATCGAGAGCGCGGGACTCGGGGACGTGATCGAAGTGCGCGTGGGCGCGGCGCTCGATACGCTGCCGGGGCTGGCGGCGGATGGGGCAGGGCCGTTCGACTTCATCTTCATCGATGCCGACAAGCCGAACAACCCGAGCTATATCGACTGGGCGCTCAAGCTCTCCCGGCCGGGCACCGTGATTGTCTGCGACAACGTGATCAGGAACGGGGTGGTCGTGGACGAGGGGAGCACGGATGCCAATGTGCGCGGCGCGCGGGCGGCGTTCGAGATTCTCGGGCGTGATCCGCGCGTGGCGGCGACCTCGATGCAGACCGTGGGGAGCAAGGGGTATGACGGGTTCATTCTGGCGGTCGTGGGGTAGGGGCCGCGCTCCCGATATGTCGTTCCGACCGCGGGACGTTGGGAGCTGAGAGTACGCTCCCTTCGATTCCCAAAACAAAAGGGCGGCCTGAGCCGCCCTCTCGAAAACCGATTCTGTCTTGCGGCTTACTTCTCGTAGCCGATGTGCTCGGCATATTGCTCGACGACCAGGCTCCATACCGAGATGTCGGCGTCCAGGTTGTCCGAAGAGATGCCGTGCTCGAGGTTAAGGTCCATTTCGACGACGGCGTCGCCGTCGCTGTCGAGATAGGCCTTGCCGAAGCGCTTGTCGCGATTCCAGGAATTGATGACGTCCATCTCGGGCTTGAGGTCGAGGAAACCGGCGTAGAAGTTCAGGTCCTCGCAATCCTTGTTGTCCGTGCAGTTCATGAAATAGATGGCGTAGGTGATGCCATCCAGGTCACCCTTGATCTTGGGATCGCCGTTGTCCTGCTTTTCGAGCTTAGCCTCCCCGTAGCCGCGCGCCAGCTCGAGAATCGCATTCACGTCGTTGCCATCGATCAGGTCGGACCCGGCAGCGAACGCGGAGCATGCCGTTCCCAGCGTTAGCGTGGCACCGAGAATCAAAGCCTTCAAAGTCATAGTGGTCTCCCAGGTCCCCAATTGGACCATAAATGGTGTAGCCCCCTCTTTTGATAGCGAAATTCGATCCTATATACGAGGCCTGCCGCCCGACAGGTTGTGGAGCGATCTAAGCCTGCCTCGCAGAAGAGGGCAAACGTCCCATAACCCCCGCGCATGCGGGCTATGTGACACCCTTTTTTAGTACCTTGCCCTTGACGGACGGGGACTCGGGCGGTATACGCAGCCCACCTTAACGGTCGGTCGTGAGTTTCAACCGGGTATCTGCCGCCTGACGCGGGCATCCAAGAAGCTCAAACACACTGGTTTTGGTAACAGACGTAGACATTCTTGTGCGCATGAACGCTTCCATTGGAAGTGGTCCGCTGCATCCCGGCGCCGCCGATCTCCGTGTGAGATCGAGTGGGCGCCATTTGGCTTGCTACGCCTGAACCACTTTGAATTCGGACGGATGGAAAGAGCGCAATGCCGACCATTAATCAGTTGATCCGCAAGCCCCGGCAGAGCAAGCCGAAGCGGAACAAAGTCCCGGCGATGGAAGCGAACCCGCAGAAGCGTGGCGTTTGCAGCCGTGTGTACACGACGACCCCCAAGAAGCCGAACTCTGCCCTCCGCAAGGTGGCCAAGGTCCGTCTGACCACTTCGCGTGAAGTGATTTCCTATATCCCGGGCGAAGGTCATAATCTTCAGGAGCACTCCGTGGTCCTGATCCGTGGCGGCCGCGTGCGCGACCTTCCCGGTGTTCGCTATCACGTTCTGCGCGGCGTTCTGGATACCCAGAGCGTCAAGGATCGCCGTCAGCGTCGTTCCAAGTACGGCGCGAAGCGTCCGAAGTAAGGAGTTCTATCTATGTCCCGTCGCCACCGCGCTGAGAAACGCGAAGTCAACCCGGACGCAAAGTTCGGCGACATCGTCGTCACCAAGTTCATGAACTCGCTTATGCTGGACGGCAAGAAGTCGGCCGCCGAAGGCATCGTCTACGGCGCATTCGATATCGTGCAGTCCAAGACCAAGCAGGATCCGATCACCGTCTTCCACACTGCCCTGGACAACGTCCGTCCGGCCGTGGAAGTGCGTTCGCGCCGCGTTGGTGGTGCGACGTACCAGGTTCCGGTCGAAGTCCGCGCTGACCGTCAGCAGGCCCTGGCCATCCGCTGGCTCATCGAATCCGCCCGCAAGCGCGGCGAGCACACCATGCGTGAGCGCCTTTCCGGCGAACTGATGGATGCGCTCAATGGCCGTGGCCAGGCCGTCAAGAAACGCGAAGACACGCACCGTATGGCTGACGCCAACCGTGCCTTCTCGCACTACCGCTGGTAGTTGGAGCTCATCATGGCACGCGAATACCCGATCAATCATTATCGTAACTTCGGCATCATGGCTCACATCGATGCTGGCAAGACGACGACGACCGAGCGCATCCTCTACTACACCGGCAAGAACCATAAGATGGGCGAGACCCATGATGGTGCTTCGACCATGGATTGGATGGAGCAGGAGCAGGAACGCGGTATTACGATCACTTCCGCTGCGACCACGACCTTCTGGAAGGGCCGCAACGGCGAGCAGTATCGCTTCAACATCATCGACACCCCCGGCCACGTGGACTTCACCATCGAAGTCGAGCGTTCCCTGCGCGTGCTCGACGGTGCCGTGGCTCTCCTCGACGGCAACCAGGGCGTTGAGCCCCAGACGGAAACCGTCTGGCGCCAGGCCGACAAGTACCACGTTCCGCGTCTCATCTTCGTCAACAAGATGGATAAGACCGGCGCTGACTTCTACTACTGCCTGGACACCCTCAAGAAGCGCCTGGGCATCACCACGCTTGTGATGCAGCTTCCGATCGGTTCGGAAAGCGACTTCAAGGGCGTCGTCGATCTCATCGAGATGAATGCGCTCGTGTGGCGCAACGAAGAGCTCGGCGCGCAGTGGGACGTCATCGAGATCCCGGAAGACCTCAAGGCTCGCGCCGTCGAGTACCGTGAGAAGCTGGTGGAAACCGCCGTCGAGATCGACGATGCGGCCATGGAAGCTTACCTCGAAGGCAACCAGCCGGATAAGGACACCCTGCGTCGTCTGATCCGTAAGGGCGTCGTCGATGCGAAGTTCTACCCGGTGTTCTGCGGCTCCTCGTTCAAGAACAAGGGCGTGCAGCCCCTGCTCGACGCCGTCGTGGACTTCCTCCCGGCTCCGACCGACATCCCGGCCATCAACGGTATCGACGTCAAGACCGGCGCCGAGATCGAGCGTCACGCTTCGGACGAAGAGCCGCTGTCGATGCTCGCGTTCAAGATTGCCAACGACCCGCACATGGGCTCGCTGACCTTCTGCCGCATCTACTCCGGTCACCTCGAAGCTGGTGCCCAGCTCGAGAACACCGTCAAGGAGAAGAAGGAACGCGTCGGCCGCATGTTCCAGATGCACGCCAACAGCCGTGAGCAGATCACCGAAGCTTACGCCGGCGACATCGTGGCCATCGTTGGCCTGAAGGATACCACCACGGGCGACACGCTCTGCGTGCCGAACTCGCCGGTTATCCTCGAGCGCATGGAATTCCCGGATCCGGTTATCGACATCTCGGTCGAGCCGAAGTCCAAGGGCGACCAGGAAAAGATGGGCCTTGCGCTCGCTCGCCTGGCTGCCGAGGATCCGTCCTTCCGCGTCAAGACCGACGAAGAATCCGGCCAGACGATCATCTCGGGCATGGGTGAACTTCACCTCGACATCCTCGTCGACCGTATGCGTCGCGAGTTCAAGGTCGAGGCCAATATCGGTCAGCCGCAGGTGGCTTACCGTGAAGCCATCAGCCGCTCGGTCGATCACGACTACACCCACAAGAAGCAGTCGGGTGGTTCGGGCCAGTTCGCCCGCATCAAGTTCCGCATCGAGCCCAATGAGCCGGGTGCCGGCTTCCAGTTCGCTTCGGAAGTCGTCGGCGGCAACGTGCCCAAGGAATACATCCCGGGCGTGGAAAAGGGTGTTGCTTCGGTCATGGGTTCCGGCCCGCTGATCGGCTTCCCGATCGTGGACGTGAAGTTCGTCCTCACCGACGGCGCCTACCACGACGTGGACTCCTCGGTCCTCGCCTTCGAAATCGCTGGCCGCGCTGGTTTCCGCGAGGCCCTGCAGAAGGCTGGCCCGAAGATCCTCGAACCGGTCATGAAGGTTGAAGTTGTCACGCCCGAAGAATACATGGGCGACGTCATCGGCGACCTGAATTCCCGCCGCGGCCAGATCCGCGGTACGGAAAGCCGTGGCATCGTGCAGGTCGTCGATGCCCTGGTGCCTCTGGCGAACATGTTCGGTTACGTGAACTCCCTCCGCTCGATGAGCCAGGGTCGTGCACAGTACACGATGACGTTCGACCACTACGAGCAGGTCCCGCAGGCGGTGGCCACCGAAGTCCAGGCCAAGTACGCCTGATTTAGAGATCAAACTTACCCACTGGCGATGAAGAGCTAGTGGACTACGGAGAAAAGCGATGGCGAAGGAAAAATTCTCGCGCACTAAGCCGCACTGCAACATCGGCACCATCGGTCACGTTGACCATGGCAAGACGTCGCTGACGGCTGCTATCACCAAGGTTCTCGCTGAGACCGGTGGTGCGACCGCGCGTGCCTACGACCAGATCGACAACGCCCCGGAAGAAAAGGCCCGTGGCATCACCATCAACACCTCGCACGTCGAGTACGAGACGGCCAACCGTCACTACGCTCACGTCGACTGCCCTGGCCACGCCGACTATGTGAAGAACATGATCACCGGCGCTGCCCAGATGGACGGTGCTATCCTGGTCGTGTCGGCTGCCGACGGCCCGATGCCGCAGACCCGCGAGCACATCCTGCTCGCCCGTCAGGTCGGCGTGCCGGCCCTGGTGGTCTTCCTGAACAAGTGCGACATGGTCGACGATCCGGAACTGCTCGAGCTCGTCGAGCTGGAAGTCCGTGAGCTCCTGTCTTCGTACGAATTCCCGGGCGACGACATTCCGGTCATCCGTGGTTCGGCTACCGAAGCCCTGAACGACGGCAACAAGGAACTCGGCCACGACGCCGTTCTCAAGCTGATGGAAGCCGTTGACGCTTACATCCCGCAGCCGGAGCGTCCGATCGACCAGCCGTTCCTGATGCCGATCGAAGACGTGTTCTCGATCTCGGGTCGCGGCACCGTGGTGACCGGCCGTGTCGAGCGCGGTATCGTCAAGGTTGGTGAAGAAGTCGAAATCGTCGGCATCAAGGCCACCCAGAAGACGACCGTTACCGGCGTCGAAATGTTCCGCAAGCTGCTCGATCAGGGCCAGGCCGGCGACAACATCGGTGCTCTGATCCGCGGTATTGATCGTACCCAGGTTGAGCGCGGCCAGGTCCTCGCCAAGCCGGGTTCGGTTACCCCGCACACCGACTTCGTGGCTGAAGCCTACATCCTGACCAAGGAAGAGGGTGGCCGTCACACGCCGTTCTTCGGCAACTACCGTCCGCAGTTCTACTTCCGTACGACCGACGTGACGGGTATCGTTTCGCTGCCGGAAGGCACCGAAATGGTCATGCCTGGCGACAATGTGAACATCAACGTCCAGCTGATCGTGCCGATCGCCATGGAAGAGAAGCTCCGCTTCGCTATCCGTGAAGGTGGCCGTACCGTCGGCGCCGGCGTCGTTGCCAAGATCCTGAAGTAAGGACGGAAACGTGAATCGCGGCGCGCCGCTAGTTGCGCGCCGCGTTCCATTTTTCGCTAGGAAAACAAGATGAACGGTCAAAACATTCGCATTCGGCTTAAAGCCTTTGACCATCGTGTCCTGGATACTTCCACGCGCGAGATCGTCAATACGGCTAAGCGCACGGGTGCTCAGGTTCGGGGTCCGATCCCGCTGCCGACGCGAATTGAAAAGTTCACCGTCAACCGTTCGCCGCACATCGACAAGAAGAGCCGCGAGCAGTTCGAGATCCGTACCCACAAGCGTCTGCTGGACATTGTGGATCCGACTCCCCAGACGGTTGATGCTCTAATGAAGCTCGATCTCGCCGCCGGTGTTGACGTCGAAATCAAGCTCTGAGTGACGGAGTTTCCGCGCTGACCAGAAAAAGGGTCCTCTGGCAAACATGACCCGGTCCAGCGCTTAATTGAAAAGGTAGCAAACCGATGCGTTCTGGTTTGATCGCACAGAAGCTGGGCATGACCCGCATATTCACCGAGGACGGCAACCACGTTCCCGTCACGGTGCTCGGGCTGCAGAACTGCCAGGTGGTAGGCCAGCGCACGCAAGACAAGGACGGCTATACCGCGCTGCAGTTGGGCGCCGGTACCGCCAAGGCGAAGAACACGGCCAAGGCCCAGCGCGCCCAGTTTGGCGCGGCCAAGGTCGAGATCAAGCGTCATGTCGTCGAATTCCGCGTCGACGCCGACAACCTCATCGAGGTTGGCGCGACGATGCAGGCCGACCATTTCGTCGAGGGCCAGCTCGTGGACGTCACGGGCACCTCGATCGGTAAGGGTTTTGCCGGCGGCATGAAGCGCTGGAACTTCGGCGGTCTGCGTGCAACGCACGGTGTGTCCGTTTCGCACCGCTCGCACGGTTCGACCGGTCAGCGCCAGGATCCGGGCAAGGTCTTCAAGAACAAGAAGATGGCCGGTCACCTCGGTGCCGAGCGTGTCACCACGCAGAACGTCAAGGTCGTCAAGACCGACGTCGAGCGCGGTCTGATCATGGTTCAGGGTTCGGTTCCGGGCGCCAAGGGCGGCTGGATCCAGATCAAGGACGCCGTCAAGAAGCCCGCTCCGAAGGGTGCTGCTACGCCTGGTTCGTTCAAGCCGGCCGCTGCCGTCGCGGGGGAGAGTGAATAATGGAACTCCAGATTACCAACCTAGACGGTAAAGGCGTAGGTTCCGTGACGCTTAAGGACGACGTGTTCGGCCTGGAGCCGCGCGTTGACATCCTGCACCGCATGGTCCGCTACCAGCAGCTCAAGGCAATGGCTGGTACGCACAAGGTCAAGCACCGCTCGGAAATCGCTTACACCAGCAAGAAGTCGGTGAAGCAGAAGGGTTCGGGCGGCGCTCGTCACGGTAACAAGGCTGCTCCGCAGTTCCGCGGTGGTGGTCGTGCGTTCGGTCCCGAGCCGCGCAGCCACGCCATCGATCTTCCCAAGAAGGTCCGCGCTCTTGCTCTCAAGCATGCGCTGTCCTCCAAGGTTAAGTCGGGCGAGCTGCTCATCGTTGACACCCTTGCCAGCCAGCAGGCCAAGACGGCCGATCTGCGCAAGACCCTGGGTGCCCGCGAGTGGACCAATGCTCTGATCATCGACGGCGCGACCGTTGACGCGAATTTTGCGCTCGCTGCGCGCAACATTCCGCAGGTCGACGTACTGCCGGTCCAGGGTATCAACGTTGTGGATATCCTTCGTCGTCAGAAGCTCGTTCTGACCAAGGCAGCGCTGGAAGCGCTGGAGGCGCGGTTCGCATGAGCAAGTTCAAGCATTACGACATCATCCGCAATCCGGTCGTGACTGAAAAGTCGACGAACCAGTCGGAGAACAACCAGGTCGTCTTCGACGTCAAGGTTGATGCGAGCAAGCCCGAGATCAAGGCCGCCGTCGAGGCGCTGTTCTCGGTCAAGGTCAAGGCTGTCAACACCCTGGTCCGCAAGGGCAAGGTGAAGCGCTTCCGCGGTGAACTCGGCGTCCGCAATGACGTCAAGAAGGCCGTCGTGACGCTCGCTGACGGTCAGTCGATCGATATTTCGACCGGCCTCTAAGGGGTGAGTGAGAAAAATGGCTCTGAAACAATATAA
The sequence above is a segment of the Paradevosia shaoguanensis genome. Coding sequences within it:
- a CDS encoding YbjN domain-containing protein, whose amino-acid sequence is MTLKALILGATLTLGTACSAFAAGSDLIDGNDVNAILELARGYGEAKLEKQDNGDPKIKGDLDGITYAIYFMNCTDNKDCEDLNFYAGFLDLKPEMDVINSWNRDKRFGKAYLDSDGDAVVEMDLNLEHGISSDNLDADISVWSLVVEQYAEHIGYEK
- the tuf gene encoding elongation factor Tu produces the protein MAKEKFSRTKPHCNIGTIGHVDHGKTSLTAAITKVLAETGGATARAYDQIDNAPEEKARGITINTSHVEYETANRHYAHVDCPGHADYVKNMITGAAQMDGAILVVSAADGPMPQTREHILLARQVGVPALVVFLNKCDMVDDPELLELVELEVRELLSSYEFPGDDIPVIRGSATEALNDGNKELGHDAVLKLMEAVDAYIPQPERPIDQPFLMPIEDVFSISGRGTVVTGRVERGIVKVGEEVEIVGIKATQKTTVTGVEMFRKLLDQGQAGDNIGALIRGIDRTQVERGQVLAKPGSVTPHTDFVAEAYILTKEEGGRHTPFFGNYRPQFYFRTTDVTGIVSLPEGTEMVMPGDNVNINVQLIVPIAMEEKLRFAIREGGRTVGAGVVAKILK
- the rplC gene encoding 50S ribosomal protein L3 — encoded protein: MRSGLIAQKLGMTRIFTEDGNHVPVTVLGLQNCQVVGQRTQDKDGYTALQLGAGTAKAKNTAKAQRAQFGAAKVEIKRHVVEFRVDADNLIEVGATMQADHFVEGQLVDVTGTSIGKGFAGGMKRWNFGGLRATHGVSVSHRSHGSTGQRQDPGKVFKNKKMAGHLGAERVTTQNVKVVKTDVERGLIMVQGSVPGAKGGWIQIKDAVKKPAPKGAATPGSFKPAAAVAGESE
- the rpsG gene encoding 30S ribosomal protein S7, producing the protein MSRRHRAEKREVNPDAKFGDIVVTKFMNSLMLDGKKSAAEGIVYGAFDIVQSKTKQDPITVFHTALDNVRPAVEVRSRRVGGATYQVPVEVRADRQQALAIRWLIESARKRGEHTMRERLSGELMDALNGRGQAVKKREDTHRMADANRAFSHYRW
- the fusA gene encoding elongation factor G, which translates into the protein MAREYPINHYRNFGIMAHIDAGKTTTTERILYYTGKNHKMGETHDGASTMDWMEQEQERGITITSAATTTFWKGRNGEQYRFNIIDTPGHVDFTIEVERSLRVLDGAVALLDGNQGVEPQTETVWRQADKYHVPRLIFVNKMDKTGADFYYCLDTLKKRLGITTLVMQLPIGSESDFKGVVDLIEMNALVWRNEELGAQWDVIEIPEDLKARAVEYREKLVETAVEIDDAAMEAYLEGNQPDKDTLRRLIRKGVVDAKFYPVFCGSSFKNKGVQPLLDAVVDFLPAPTDIPAINGIDVKTGAEIERHASDEEPLSMLAFKIANDPHMGSLTFCRIYSGHLEAGAQLENTVKEKKERVGRMFQMHANSREQITEAYAGDIVAIVGLKDTTTGDTLCVPNSPVILERMEFPDPVIDISVEPKSKGDQEKMGLALARLAAEDPSFRVKTDEESGQTIISGMGELHLDILVDRMRREFKVEANIGQPQVAYREAISRSVDHDYTHKKQSGGSGQFARIKFRIEPNEPGAGFQFASEVVGGNVPKEYIPGVEKGVASVMGSGPLIGFPIVDVKFVLTDGAYHDVDSSVLAFEIAGRAGFREALQKAGPKILEPVMKVEVVTPEEYMGDVIGDLNSRRGQIRGTESRGIVQVVDALVPLANMFGYVNSLRSMSQGRAQYTMTFDHYEQVPQAVATEVQAKYA
- the rpsJ gene encoding 30S ribosomal protein S10 is translated as MNGQNIRIRLKAFDHRVLDTSTREIVNTAKRTGAQVRGPIPLPTRIEKFTVNRSPHIDKKSREQFEIRTHKRLLDIVDPTPQTVDALMKLDLAAGVDVEIKL
- the rplD gene encoding 50S ribosomal protein L4, coding for MELQITNLDGKGVGSVTLKDDVFGLEPRVDILHRMVRYQQLKAMAGTHKVKHRSEIAYTSKKSVKQKGSGGARHGNKAAPQFRGGGRAFGPEPRSHAIDLPKKVRALALKHALSSKVKSGELLIVDTLASQQAKTADLRKTLGAREWTNALIIDGATVDANFALAARNIPQVDVLPVQGINVVDILRRQKLVLTKAALEALEARFA
- a CDS encoding O-methyltransferase; this translates as MTNQTWNAVDNYIVANLIADDPVLDGVLARNAEEGLPAIDVSPAQGKLLNLLVRMAGAKRVLEIGTLGAYSTIWMARALPAGGRAVTLEFNPHHAEVARANIESAGLGDVIEVRVGAALDTLPGLAADGAGPFDFIFIDADKPNNPSYIDWALKLSRPGTVIVCDNVIRNGVVVDEGSTDANVRGARAAFEILGRDPRVAATSMQTVGSKGYDGFILAVVG
- the rpsL gene encoding 30S ribosomal protein S12; this encodes MPTINQLIRKPRQSKPKRNKVPAMEANPQKRGVCSRVYTTTPKKPNSALRKVAKVRLTTSREVISYIPGEGHNLQEHSVVLIRGGRVRDLPGVRYHVLRGVLDTQSVKDRRQRRSKYGAKRPK
- a CDS encoding 50S ribosomal protein L23, giving the protein MSKFKHYDIIRNPVVTEKSTNQSENNQVVFDVKVDASKPEIKAAVEALFSVKVKAVNTLVRKGKVKRFRGELGVRNDVKKAVVTLADGQSIDISTGL